In a genomic window of Brassica rapa cultivar Chiifu-401-42 chromosome A10, CAAS_Brap_v3.01, whole genome shotgun sequence:
- the LOC103854366 gene encoding thioredoxin H5 encodes MAGEGEVIACHTIEVWNEQIKAANDSKKLVVIDFTATWCPPCRFIAPVFVDMAKKFLNVVFFKIDVDELQSVAKEFKVEAMPTFLFMREGEIVDRVVGARKEEIHQTLMKHGGVASA; translated from the exons atggcCGGAGAAGGAGAAGTGATCGCTTGCCACACCATCGAAGTCTGGAACGAGCAGATCAAAGCCGCCAACGACTCCAAGAAACTG GTCGTGATAGACTTCACTGCTACATGGTGCCCACCTTGCCGTTTCATTGCACCAGTCTTTGTAGACATGGCCAAGAAGTTCCTCAACGTCGTCTTCTTCAAGATCGATGTGGACGAATTGCAATCCGTTGCTAAAGAATTCAAAGTGGAGGCAATGCCCACTTTTCTCTTCATGAGGGAAGGTGAGATCGTGGACCGTGTTGTCGGCGCAAGGAAGGAGGAAATCCATCAGACATTGATGAAGCACGGTGGTGTTGCTTCTGCTTAA
- the LOC103854367 gene encoding beta-galactosidase 5, with protein sequence MGTTLVLTKILCFLLITMVIGSAMIQCSITYDKKAIVINGHRRILLSGSIHYPRSTPEMWEDLIKKAKDGGLDVIDTYVFWNGHEPSPGTYNFKGRYDLVRFIKTVQEVGLYVHLRIGPYVCAEWNFGGFPVWLKYVPGISFRSDNGPFKAAMQGFTQKIVQMMKEHRFFASQGGPIILSQIENEFGPELKALGPAGHSYVNWAAKMAVGLDTGVPWVMCKEDDAPDPIINACNGFYCDYFTPNKPYKPKMWTEAWSGWFTEFGGTIPKRPVEDLAFGVTRFIQKGGSYINYYMYHGGTNFGRTAGGPFITTSYDYDAPIDEYGLVQEPKYSHLKQLHQAIKQCESALVSSEPKVTKLGNYEEAHVFSAGKGSCVAFLSNYHMNAPAKVVFNNRHYTLPAWSTSILPDCRNVVFNTATVVAKTSQVQMVPSGSILYSVGRYDEDIATYGDRGTITALGLLEQINVTRDTSDYLWYITSVDIKASESFLRGGKWPTLTVDSAGHAVHVFVNGHFYGSAFGTRENRRFSFSAPVNLRGGANRIALLSIAVGLPNVGPHFETWATGIVGSVALHGLDGGNKDLSRQTWTYQVGLRGEAMNLISPSEASSVDWIKGSLAKQNKQPLTWYKAFFDAPRGNEPLALDLRSMGKGQAWINGQSLGRYWMAFAKGNCGSCNYAGTYREAKCQSGCGEPTQRWYHVPRSWLKPRGNLIVLFEELGGDVSKVSVVKRSVH encoded by the exons atgGGAACCACATTGGTTCTCACCAAGATCCTATGTTTCTTGCTAATAACAATGGTAATTGGATCCGCCATGATCCAATGCAGCATAACCTACGACAAGAAAGCCATCGTCATTAATGGCCACCGCAGAATCCTACTTTCCGGCTCCATTCACTACCCAAGAAGCACCCCTGAG ATGTGGGAAGATCTTATAAAGAAGGCTAAAGATGGAGGCTTGGATGTTATTGACACTTATGTTTTCTGGAATGGTCATGAACCTTCTCCTGGCACT TACAATTTCAAAGGGAGATACGATCTGGTAAGATTCATTAAGACAGTACAAGAAGTGGGGCTTTATGTTCATCTCAGAATCGGCCCTTACGTTTGTGCAGAATGGAATTTTGG AGGGTTTCCTGTTTGGTTGAAGTATGTACCTGGGATTAGctttagatcagataatggaccCTTCAAG GCTGCGATGCAAGGCTTCACGCAGAAGATTGTTCAGATGATGAAAGAGCATAGATTCTTCGCGTCACAAGGTGGACCTATTATCTTATCTCAG ATCGAAAATGAGTTTGGTCCTGAGCTTAAAGCGCTTGGACCAGCTGGTCACTCATACGTTAACTGGGCTGCGAAAATGGCGGTTGGTTTGGACACTGGAGTCCCGTGGGTGATGTGCAAAGAAGATGATGCACCTGATCCTATT ATAAACGCTTGCAACGGATTCTACTGCGATTATTTCACTCCAAACAAACCATATAAGCCAAAAATGTGGACAGAAGCATGGAGCGGCTG GTTCACAGAGTTTGGTGGAACCATTCCAAAGCGACCTGTTGAGGATCTAGCATTTGGAGTCACACGTTTCATACAAAAAGGCGGGTCGTATATAAATTACTACATG TACCATGGAGGAACAAACTTTGGACGCACAGCAGGAGGTCCATTTATCACCACTAGTTACGATTATGATGCTCCCATCGATGAATACG GGTTGGTCCAAGAACCTAAGTACAGCCATCTTAAGCAGCTACACCAAGCAATTAAGCAATGTGAATCAGCTTTAGTTTCCTCTGAACCAAAGGTTACTAAACTAGGAAACTACGAGGAGGCTCATGTTTTCTCTGCCGGTAAAGGAAGCTGTGTGGCTTTCCTATCGAACTATCACATGAACGCACCTGCAAAAGTAGTGTTCAACAATCGGCATTATACTCTACCTGCTTGGTCCACAAGCATTCTTCCTGATTGCAGAAACGTTGTTTTCAACACTGCCACG GTTGTTGCAAAGACATCACAAGTGCAAATGGTTCCGTCTGGCTCCATCTTGTACTCGGTGGGTAGATACGATGAAGATATTGCCACTTATGGAGACCGTGGGACAATCACAGCTCTTGGATTGTTGGAGCAGATTAACGTTACACGAGACACAAGTGATTATCTTTGGTACATAACCAG TGTGGATATTAAGGCATCGGAATCATTCTTGCGTGGAGGAAAATGGCCGACTCTTACGGTGGATTCAGCAGGGCATGCTGTTCATGTGTTTGTTAATGGACATTTTTACG GATCTGCCTTTGGGACAAGAGAAAACAGAAGGTTTTCCTTTAGCGCACCGGTCAATCTACGAGGTGGAGCTAACAGAATCGCTCTACTGAGCATAGCAGTTGGTCTGCCG AATGTTGGGCCACATTTTGAGACGTGGGCCACGGGGATTGTCGGGTCTGTCGCGCTACACGGCCTTGACGGGGGTAACAAAGACTTGAGTCGACAGACATGGACCTATCAG GTTGGTCTGCGAGGTGAAGCAATGAACTTGATCTCTCCTTCAGAAGCTTCCTCTGTTGATTGGATCAAAGGGTCATTAGCAAAGCAAAACAAACAGCCTTTGACCTGGTACAAG GCCTTCTTTGACGCTCCAAGAGGGAACGAGCCGCTGGCTTTGGATCTGAGGAGTATGGGGAAAGGACAAGCTTGGATAAACGGACAAAGCTTAGGGAGATACTGGATGGCTTTCGCCAAAGGAAACTGTGGGAGTTGCAACTACGCAGGAACATACAGAGAGGCCAAATGCCAATCTGGTTGTGGCGAGCCTACACAAAGATG GTATCATGTTCCGCGTTCGTGGTTGAAGCCAAGAGGGAACTTGATAGTGCTCTTTGAAGAACTTGGTGGAGATGTCTCCAAAGTCTCTGTTGTAAAGAGATCAGTACACTAA
- the LOC103854412 gene encoding uncharacterized protein LOC103854412, whose amino-acid sequence MPRKWQKVNRVRGIALTKEHFQFIFLHAHDLQDVLDKGMQTFNDWGLAIERWVEKPPLGYLQYVLIWVRISNIPVNHYTKPAITDLGGLIGHVELVAFDPEKFQRQDYVRKRCTYCQRLTHAKERCPLLINLHNRQSAQITINRLSQPSTSNPIMSEGNPLFGLLKEDQVAINPISGRPRIAPESGKQKKILSHKRGMLQLSPPTMFTSDLNKGKGVVFDFDKTTSSSQLSSLNPQGPKLMASAISAGHTLVNSMTNVFCRLSMPPGQASSSQLSELSPVIFSSPPTIKEKPKRKPGRYKRIPKDNKKAPKSVVKQPQALIEGSSNKKRKAEDDLAEDSSLSKKKIHLADASKGAPNNASLTVPYEGLSKV is encoded by the exons ATGCCGAGGAAGTGGCAGAAAGTTAATCGAGTCAGAGGAATTGCTCTTACCAAAGAGCACTTTCAGTTTATCTTCTTGCATGCACATGATCTTCAGGATGTCCTCGATAAAGGCATGCAAACCTTCAACGATTGGGGTTTGGCAATAGAAAGATGGGTTGAGAAGCCTCCTTTGGGATATCTTCAGTATGTTTTGATTTGGGTCAGAATAAGTAATATACCGGTTAATCACTACACCAAACCGGCTATTACTGATCTTGGAGGCTTAATCGGTCATGTGGAGCTTGTTGCTTTTGATCCAGAGAAATTTCAAAGACAAGATTATGTTCGA AAGAGATGCACTTACTGTCAGAGGCTCACGCATGCAAAGGAAAGATGTCCTCTGTTGATCAATCTCCACAACAGACAGTCCGCTCAGATCACCATTAACCGTCTTTCTCAACCTTCTACTAGCAATCCAATTATGTCTGAAGGAAATCCTCTGTTCGGGCTTTTAAAAGAAGATCAAGTCGCCATCAACCCTATCTCTGGCCGTCCTCGCATAGCACCTGAG TCAGGGAAGCAGAAAAAGATCCTATCTCACAAAAGGGGGATGCTTCAGCTCTCTCCTCCAACGATGTTCACTTCTGATTTGAACAAAGGGAAAGGAGTAGTATTCGATTTCGACAAAACGACAAGCTCTTCTCAACTTTCGAGTCTCAACCCTCAAGGTCCAAAGCTTATGGCATCTGCGATCTCAGCTGGTCATACATTAGTTAACTCTATGACTAACGTATTCTGCAGACTATCCATGCCGCCAGGACAAGCTTCCTCTAGCCAGTTATCAGAGTTATCACCAGTTATTTTCTCGAGCCCTCCTACGATAAAAGAAAAACCCAAAAGGAAGCCGGGAAGATACAAGAGAATCCCAAAGGATAACAAAAAGGCTCCAAAGTCTGTAGTGAAACAACCTCAGGCTCTTATTGAAGGAAGCTCAAATAAGAAGCGCAAAGCAGAAGATGACCTAGCTGAAGACTCCTCTCTCTCAAAGAAGAAAATACACTTGGCAGATGCATCCAAAGGCGCTCCAAACAATGCATCACTGACGGTCCCATATGAGGGACTGTCCAAAGTTTAA
- the LOC103854365 gene encoding ribosomal RNA small subunit methyltransferase I, which yields MAGMAILRLPYASIGASAFPPLSILFRSPRTAAVSFCSASEFVPKDDSKRSPLKPGLYLVGTPIGNLEDITLRAIRVLRSANVILSEDTRHSGKLLQYYNIKAHLLSYHKFNEAQREQAVLNRLKQGEIVALISDAGTPGISDPGSQLAKMCAKENIDVIPIPGACAVVAALSASGLDTDEFTFVGFLPKHSGTRKERLVVSSNETRTQIFYVPPHKLSQFLDETTPYFGESRRCVIAREITKLHEEFWRGSLGEAKQEFLIRQPKGEITLLIEGKEETKAENPTESQLEQELAVLISDGHSLSTAVKTVAERTSMRKKEVYSLALKKFGKQIQVEDEAAE from the exons ATGGCGGGAATGGCGATTCTCCGTCTTCCATATGCTTCAATTGGCGCCTCCGCCTTTCCCCCTCTTTCAATTCTATTCCGCTCACCGAGAACCGCCGCAGTTTCCTTCTGCTCGGCGTCGGAGTTCGTGCCCAAGGATGATTCGAAACGC AGTCCTCTCAAGCCTGGGCTTTACCTCGTCGGAACTCCCATCGGTAACCTCGAAGATATCACTTTACG tGCTATTCGTGTATTGAGATCTGCTAATGTGATACTCTCTGAGGATACGAGACACTCTGGGAAGTTGCTTCAGTACTACAATATCAAAGCTCACCTT CTCAGTTATCACAAGTTCAACGAGGCACAAAGAGAACAAGCTGTGTTGAATCGATTGAAACAGGGAGAGATTGTCGCCCTTATCAGCGACGCGGGCACCCCCGGAATCAGTGATCCTGGTTCCCAACTT GCTAAAATGTGTGCGAAAGAGAATATAGATGTCATTCCAATCCCTGGGGCTTGTGCTGTAGTTGCTGCTCTTTCTGCCTCTGGTTTGGATACTGACGAGTTCACCTTCG TTGGATTTCTTCCTAAGCATTCTGGAACAAGGAAGGAGAGGCTGGTTGTTTCATCAAACGAGACAAGAACACAAATCTTTTATGTTCCCCCTCACAAGTTGTCACAGTTTCTTGATGAAACCACCCCTTACTTTGGtgaatcaag GCGTTGTGTAATAGCTCGAGAGATTACAAAGCTGCATGAAGAg TTTTGGAGGGGTTCGCTAGGGGAAGCCAAGCAAGAGTTTCTGATTCGTCAACCAAAAGGAGAAATCACACTTTTGATTGAAGGGAAGGAAGAAACCAAAGCTGAGAATCCAACAGAATCTCAACTTGAACAAGAGTTAGCAGTGTTGATCTCTGATGGACATAGCCTATCCACA GCGGTGAAAACGGTGGCAGAAAGAACATCGATGAGAAAGAAAGAGGTATATTCGCTCGCTTTGAAGAAATTCGGAAAGCAGATTCAGGTAGAAGATGAAGCTGCTGAGTAG
- the LOC103854410 gene encoding uncharacterized protein LOC103854410 isoform X2 — protein MSLKISVVYRIKDEQATPQPLQRTWEVGGLLDWYSVARQMRCKGIGKRGKPCLKLLLKLRLSSFQVFITNSRSFSHSSSPKLTLFLVSGSQAQALSKFTLSMAIDTWKPEETRYFFELYAEERRKGNKVGTSMNKVGKANIMEAFEQRFKNNFPDWRPYKSKYDTSRKKYIKIKTLAQNRTGLGFDDMGRINMSDDWWSERERECHGIRRSVCKEISNMDMFEAEFGGVVVIGPEGWSAQHGEASLNSRVAEDDGDDEADSQPAAETQTLET, from the exons ATGAGTCTGAAGATAAGTGTTGTATATCGGATTAAGGACGAGCAAGCCACTCCACAACCGCTTCAAAGGACATGGGAAGTTGGAGGTTTGCTCGACTGGTACAGTGTTGCCAGACAGATGCGCTGTAAGGGCATTGGAAAAAGAG GTAAGCCTTGTCTCAAGCTTCTTCTCAAGCTTCGTCTCTCATCGTTTCAAGTCTTCATCACCAATTCACGAAGCTTCTCTCACTCAAGCTCTCCCAAGCTCACTCTGTTTCTG gtctCAGGCTCGCAAGCTCAAGCCCTCTCCAAGTTCACTCTCTCGATGGCAATAGAT ACTTGGAAACCTGAGGAAACTAGGTATTTTTTCGAACTCTATgcggaagagagaagaaaaggaaataagGTTGGTACATCAATGAATAAAGTGGGGAAAGCAAACATTATGGAGGCGTTTGAACAGCGGTTTAAGAATAATTTTCCTGATTGGAGGCCCTACAAGAGCAAGTACGACACCAGTAGGAAGAAATACATCAAGATTAAGACGCTGGCTCAAAACAGGACAGGGCTTGGGTTTGATGACATGGGAAGGATTAACATGTCAGATGATTGGTGGAGTGAACGCGAAAGG GAGTGTCATGGTATTAGAAGATCCGTATGCAAAGAGATTAGTAACATGGATATGTTTGAAGCGGAATTTGGTGGTGTAGTAGTAATTGGACCTGAAGGATGGAGCGCTCAACATGGAGAAGCCAGTTTGAACTCTAGAGTGGCTgaagatgatggtgatgatgaagcTGATTCTCAGCCAGCAGCAGAAACTCAAACATTGGAGACATAA
- the LOC103854410 gene encoding uncharacterized protein LOC103854410 isoform X1 produces the protein MFILHICPYHILLFTIKPNPNYSKDAAFLSFVSASHLHLHLRPSSSLIFISNLRALSSPSPTQTLRSLLSDEAYHGEASLTRALSLSSSSISGSLHLSCLSLFLKSSGKPCLKLLLKLRLSSFQVFITNSRSFSHSSSPKLTLFLVSGSQAQALSKFTLSMAIDTWKPEETRYFFELYAEERRKGNKVGTSMNKVGKANIMEAFEQRFKNNFPDWRPYKSKYDTSRKKYIKIKTLAQNRTGLGFDDMGRINMSDDWWSERERECHGIRRSVCKEISNMDMFEAEFGGVVVIGPEGWSAQHGEASLNSRVAEDDGDDEADSQPAAETQTLET, from the exons ATGTTTATTTTACACATTTGCCCTTaccatattttattatttacaatAAAACCTAATCCTAATTACTCCAAAGACGCAGCTTTTCTCTCTTTCGTCTCAGCCTCtcatctccatctccatctccGACCTTCGAGCTCTCTCATCTTCATCTCCAACCTTCGAGCTCTCTCATCTCCATCTCCGACGCAGACCTTGAGATCTCTCTTATCCGACGAGGCTTATCACGGCGAAGCTTCTCTCACTCGAGCTCTCTCTCTATCGTCTTCATCGATCTCAggctctctccatctctcttgTCTCAGCCTCTTTCTCAAGTCTTCAG GTAAGCCTTGTCTCAAGCTTCTTCTCAAGCTTCGTCTCTCATCGTTTCAAGTCTTCATCACCAATTCACGAAGCTTCTCTCACTCAAGCTCTCCCAAGCTCACTCTGTTTCTG gtctCAGGCTCGCAAGCTCAAGCCCTCTCCAAGTTCACTCTCTCGATGGCAATAGAT ACTTGGAAACCTGAGGAAACTAGGTATTTTTTCGAACTCTATgcggaagagagaagaaaaggaaataagGTTGGTACATCAATGAATAAAGTGGGGAAAGCAAACATTATGGAGGCGTTTGAACAGCGGTTTAAGAATAATTTTCCTGATTGGAGGCCCTACAAGAGCAAGTACGACACCAGTAGGAAGAAATACATCAAGATTAAGACGCTGGCTCAAAACAGGACAGGGCTTGGGTTTGATGACATGGGAAGGATTAACATGTCAGATGATTGGTGGAGTGAACGCGAAAGG GAGTGTCATGGTATTAGAAGATCCGTATGCAAAGAGATTAGTAACATGGATATGTTTGAAGCGGAATTTGGTGGTGTAGTAGTAATTGGACCTGAAGGATGGAGCGCTCAACATGGAGAAGCCAGTTTGAACTCTAGAGTGGCTgaagatgatggtgatgatgaagcTGATTCTCAGCCAGCAGCAGAAACTCAAACATTGGAGACATAA
- the LOC103854410 gene encoding uncharacterized protein LOC103854410 isoform X3, which produces MFILHICPYHILLFTIKPNPNYSKDAAFLSFVSASHLHLHLRPSSSLIFISNLRALSSPSPTQTLRSLLSDEAYHGEASLTRALSLSSSSISGSLHLSCLSLFLKSSGKPCLKLLLKLRLSSFQVFITNSRSFSHSSSPKLTLFLVSGSQAQALSKFTLSMAIDTWKPEETRYFFELYAEERRKGNKVGTSMNKVGKANIMEAFEQRFKNNFPDWRPYKSKYDTSRKKYIKIKTLAQNRTGLGFDDMGRINMSDDWWSERERVRVSWY; this is translated from the exons ATGTTTATTTTACACATTTGCCCTTaccatattttattatttacaatAAAACCTAATCCTAATTACTCCAAAGACGCAGCTTTTCTCTCTTTCGTCTCAGCCTCtcatctccatctccatctccGACCTTCGAGCTCTCTCATCTTCATCTCCAACCTTCGAGCTCTCTCATCTCCATCTCCGACGCAGACCTTGAGATCTCTCTTATCCGACGAGGCTTATCACGGCGAAGCTTCTCTCACTCGAGCTCTCTCTCTATCGTCTTCATCGATCTCAggctctctccatctctcttgTCTCAGCCTCTTTCTCAAGTCTTCAG GTAAGCCTTGTCTCAAGCTTCTTCTCAAGCTTCGTCTCTCATCGTTTCAAGTCTTCATCACCAATTCACGAAGCTTCTCTCACTCAAGCTCTCCCAAGCTCACTCTGTTTCTG gtctCAGGCTCGCAAGCTCAAGCCCTCTCCAAGTTCACTCTCTCGATGGCAATAGAT ACTTGGAAACCTGAGGAAACTAGGTATTTTTTCGAACTCTATgcggaagagagaagaaaaggaaataagGTTGGTACATCAATGAATAAAGTGGGGAAAGCAAACATTATGGAGGCGTTTGAACAGCGGTTTAAGAATAATTTTCCTGATTGGAGGCCCTACAAGAGCAAGTACGACACCAGTAGGAAGAAATACATCAAGATTAAGACGCTGGCTCAAAACAGGACAGGGCTTGGGTTTGATGACATGGGAAGGATTAACATGTCAGATGATTGGTGGAGTGAACGCGAAAGGGTCA GAGTGTCATGGTATTAG
- the LOC103854364 gene encoding LOW QUALITY PROTEIN: ubiquitin-conjugating enzyme 15 (The sequence of the model RefSeq protein was modified relative to this genomic sequence to represent the inferred CDS: deleted 1 base in 1 codon) has product MTSSSAPSRKALSKIACNRLQKELTEWQVNPPTGFRHKVNDNLQKWKIDVTGAPGMLYENETYQLQVEFPVNYPMEAPQVVFVPPGPLHPHIYSNGHICLDILYDSWSPAMTVSSVCISILSMLSSSPAKERPADNDRYVKNCKNGRSPKETRWWFHDDKV; this is encoded by the exons ATGACCAGCTCTTCCGCTCCTTCACGCAag GCGTTAAGCAAGATCGCGTGTAATAGGTTGCAGAAAGAGCTTACGGAGTGGCAAGTAAAT CCCCCCACTGGATTCAGGCACAAAGTTAACGATAATCTTCAAAA ATGGAAAATCGATGTGACCGGAGCTCCAGGGATGCTCTACGAGAACGAGACTTATCAGCTTCAGGTTGAATTTCCCGTTAATTACCCTATGGAAGCGCCGCAG GTAGTTTTTGTTCCTCCGGGACCGTTACATCCACATATTTACAGCAATGGGCATATTTGTTTAG ATATTCTATATGACTCGTGGTCACCAGCAATGACTGTGAGTTCAGTCTGCATCAGCATTCTCTCCATGCTATCAAGTTCACCTGCAAAG GAGCGCCCAGCAGACAATGATCGTTATGTGAAGAACTGTAAAAATGGGAGATCTCCTAAGGAGACGAGGTGGTGGTTTCATGACGACAAGGTTTAA